From Juglans regia cultivar Chandler chromosome 6, Walnut 2.0, whole genome shotgun sequence, the proteins below share one genomic window:
- the LOC108993255 gene encoding aspartyl protease family protein 2: MAPLSPLSLHLLLLFFFSFVNFCHSRNTTAAEYLKLPLLRKNPLASPTDLLSSDAHRLSLLHHRGTLKSPVVSGAPSGSGQYFVSLRLGTPPQTILLVADTGSDLIWVKCSACSSNCSSAATTSAFIARHSSTFSPHHCFDSHCRLVPHPSNSHCKKRTLHTPCRYEYTYSDGSVTTGFFSKETATLRTSFGREARLKSLAFGCGFRISGPSVTGASFNGAQGVMGLGKGPISFSSQLGHRFGNQFSYCLLDYTISPPPTSFLTIGNIVPRTSKMSFTPLQTNPLSPSFYYIGVQSISVNGAKLNINHSVWSIDELGNGGTVIDSGTTLTFLAEPAYRQVIAAVKRRVRRLPSPAIMPTLGFDLCVNVSGVPRPSLPKMSFKLVGNSVLSPPPRNYFIEAVDRVMCLAIQPVSSETGFSVIGNLMQQGFLFEFDRDRSRLGFSRHGCALR, translated from the coding sequence ATGGCGCCCCTTTCCCCACTCTCtctccacctcctcctcctcttcttcttcagcttcGTAAACTTTTGCCACTCCAGAAACACCACTGCTGCTGAATACTTGAAGCTACCGTTGCTTCGCAAGAACCCATTGGCATCCCCAACCGATCTTCTCTCCTCCGACGCACACCGCCTCTCGCTCCTCCACCATCGGGGAACCCTCAAATCCCCAGTAGTCTCCGGTGCCCCCTCAGGCTCCGGGCAGTATTTCGTGTCCCTACGCCTTGGTACCCCGCCCCAAACCATCCTCCTCGTCGCAGACACCGGCAGCGATCTCATCTGGGTCAAGTGCTCTGCCTGCAGTTCCAACTGTTCATCTGCTGCTACCACCTCTGCTTTCATCGCCCGCCACTCCTCCACATTCTCCCCTCACCACTGCTTCGACTCGCATTGTCGACTCGTTCCCCACCCGTCTAACTCCCACTGTAAGAAGCGTACCCTCCACACCCCTTGCCGCTACGAGTACACCTACTCCGACGGCTCCGTTACAACCGGCTTCTTCTCTAAAGAAACAGCCACATTGCGCACCAGCTTCGGGAGAGAGGCCAGACTGAAGAGCCTCGCCTTCGGGTGCGGGTTCCGGATATCGGGTCCGAGTGTTACTGGCGCCAGTTTCAATGGAGCTCAAGGGGTCATGGGTCTGGGCAAAGGACCCATTTCTTTCTCCTCCCAACTGGGCCACCGATTCGGTAACCAGTTCTCGTACTGTCTACTGGACTACACCATATCACCTCCTCCGACGAGTTTTTTGACGATCGGAAACATCGTTCCTCGGACCTCTAAAATGAGCTTCACTCCCTTGCAGACGAACCCTCTATCTCCCTCCTTTTACTACATTGGGGTCCAGAGCATCTCTGTGAACGGTGCCAAGTTAAACATCAACCACTCCGTATGGTCCATTGACGAGCTGGGTAACGGTGGCACGGTCATAGACTCTGGTACCACACTGACCTTCCTGGCGGAACCGGCTTACCGTCAAGTTATAGCTGCTGTGAAACGGCGGGTTAGGAGGCTACCGAGTCCTGCTATCATGCCCACACTTGGATTCGATCTCTGCGTGAACGTGTCGGGCGTGCCGAGACCGAGTCTGcctaaaatgagttttaaactGGTAGGGAACTCGGTGTTGTCGCCGCCTCCAAGGAACTACTTCATAGAAGCGGTGGACCGAGTCATGTGCCTGGCGATTCAACCCGTTAGTTCGGAAACCGGATTCTCGGTGATAGGGAATCTGATGCAACAGGGGTTTTTGTTCGAGTTTGACAGAGACAGATCGCGGCTCGGTTTTTCACGTCATGGCTGCGCCTTACGGTGA